In one Staphylococcus lutrae genomic region, the following are encoded:
- a CDS encoding PstS family phosphate ABC transporter substrate-binding protein gives MKTWKPVGSTIIAVSLILGACGGASQNDSKQNNKESSNVEGTVKGNGSSTVAPIIEKLNEDFSSSHSKATVENVTSGTGDGFKQFIAGKTDFSNASRPIKDEEKSQLKDKNIDYTEFQVAKDGLTIAINKDNDFLKEISLEDLKKIYSGEAKKWSDIDSKYPDKPIKAFSPDQSHGTYDFFTEEVMNKTEIKAEKNQNTDVIVKSVQDNPDGIGFFAFNFFKENEDTLKAVKVKDKNGKAVSPDHKTIQDGSYPLSRPLFIYANNQKLKDNKAFAEFMKYVLENKGKAAEAKGVDYVALPEKKYEDEEKELEKIIGNDKK, from the coding sequence ATGAAAACATGGAAACCTGTTGGTAGTACAATCATTGCTGTTTCTTTAATTTTAGGAGCATGTGGTGGTGCATCTCAAAATGATAGCAAACAAAATAACAAGGAATCTTCAAACGTCGAAGGAACAGTAAAGGGAAATGGTTCTTCTACCGTAGCACCAATTATTGAAAAATTGAATGAAGATTTTTCATCTAGTCATAGTAAAGCGACAGTAGAAAATGTCACTTCTGGTACAGGTGATGGCTTTAAACAATTTATTGCCGGTAAAACCGATTTTTCTAATGCCTCTCGACCGATAAAAGATGAAGAGAAATCGCAACTCAAAGATAAAAACATCGATTATACAGAATTCCAAGTGGCTAAAGATGGTTTAACGATTGCGATCAATAAAGATAATGATTTCCTCAAAGAAATCTCATTAGAAGATCTGAAAAAGATTTATTCAGGTGAAGCTAAAAAATGGTCAGATATTGACTCAAAATATCCAGACAAACCGATTAAGGCATTTTCTCCGGACCAGTCACATGGAACATATGATTTCTTTACAGAAGAAGTCATGAATAAAACCGAGATTAAAGCTGAAAAGAACCAAAACACTGACGTTATTGTAAAATCCGTACAAGATAATCCAGACGGTATTGGATTCTTTGCATTTAACTTCTTTAAAGAAAATGAAGATACATTAAAAGCAGTAAAAGTTAAAGATAAAAATGGTAAAGCCGTTTCACCTGACCATAAAACGATTCAGGATGGCTCTTATCCACTCAGTCGTCCATTATTTATCTATGCGAACAATCAAAAATTAAAAGATAACAAAGCTTTTGCAGAGTTTATGAAATATGTATTAGAGAACAAAGGAAAAGCTGCTGAAGCTAAAGGTGTTGATTACGTCGCATTACCAGAGAAGAAATATGAAGACGAAGAAAAAGAACTCGAAAAAATCATTGGTAATGATAAAAAATAA
- a CDS encoding superoxide dismutase, which yields MAFELPKLPYSYDALEPHIDKETMELHHGKHHNTYVTKLNAAVEGTELENKSLEDLITHLDRVPENVRTAVRNNGGGHLNHSFFWQLLTPNSEEKGEVVDKIKEQWGSLDAFKEEFADKAAGRFGSGWAWLVLNNGKLEIITTPNQDSPLTEGLTPLLTLDVWEHAYYLKYQNKRPSYIESFWNVVNWEKVDEFYQAAK from the coding sequence ATGGCATTTGAACTACCAAAATTACCTTATTCTTATGATGCATTGGAACCACATATCGATAAAGAAACAATGGAGCTCCATCACGGTAAACATCATAACACATACGTTACTAAATTAAATGCTGCTGTTGAAGGCACAGAATTGGAAAATAAATCACTTGAAGATTTAATCACACATTTAGATCGCGTACCTGAAAATGTACGTACTGCTGTGCGTAACAATGGTGGCGGTCATTTAAATCACTCATTTTTCTGGCAACTGCTTACACCAAACTCTGAAGAAAAAGGTGAAGTAGTGGATAAAATTAAAGAACAATGGGGATCATTAGACGCATTCAAAGAAGAATTTGCAGATAAAGCAGCGGGTCGTTTCGGTTCTGGTTGGGCTTGGCTTGTTTTAAATAATGGAAAATTAGAAATTATTACAACACCTAACCAAGACAGTCCGTTAACTGAAGGTTTAACACCGCTTTTAACTTTAGATGTATGGGAACACGCATACTATCTTAAATATCAAAACAAACGCCCAAGTTACATCGAGTCATTCTGGAATGTTGTAAACTGGGAAAAAGTTGACGAATTTTATCAAGCTGCAAAATAA
- a CDS encoding 5-formyltetrahydrofolate cyclo-ligase, producing MSKKALRQKTIAKMKQLSAYQKSEADRWLFEQLIHHPAYQRARSIGLVLSMPHEVTTDAIIRNALNENKDVYVPSTDYADKTMVFQQFTDFDQLNTDKKGIRYLRVNTPIQNHLDLVIVPGVVFNHDGYRIGYGGGYFDRYLAEYQPHNLSLVYDIQIDDTIQIESHDYPVSELIIANTTRLEETHVRH from the coding sequence ATGTCAAAGAAAGCATTACGTCAAAAAACGATAGCAAAAATGAAACAACTGTCAGCATATCAAAAATCAGAAGCTGATCGCTGGTTGTTCGAACAATTGATTCATCACCCAGCATACCAACGGGCTAGAAGTATTGGTCTGGTCCTTTCTATGCCACATGAAGTGACGACAGATGCAATCATTCGCAATGCTTTAAATGAGAATAAAGACGTTTATGTCCCTTCGACAGATTATGCTGATAAGACAATGGTGTTCCAACAATTCACTGATTTTGATCAATTAAATACAGATAAAAAAGGGATTCGTTATCTTCGCGTAAACACGCCGATTCAAAATCATTTAGATTTAGTGATTGTACCAGGTGTCGTTTTTAATCATGATGGTTATCGGATTGGCTATGGTGGCGGTTATTTTGATCGATATTTAGCAGAATATCAACCTCACAATTTAAGTTTAGTTTATGATATTCAAATCGATGATACAATCCAAATCGAATCCCATGATTATCCTGTTTCAGAACTCATTATTGCAAACACAACGAGATTGGAGGAAACTCATGTTCGACACTAA
- the ispG gene encoding flavodoxin-dependent (E)-4-hydroxy-3-methylbut-2-enyl-diphosphate synthase, protein MAEITHRKHTRPVKVGNLTIGGADEVVIQSMTTTKTHDVAATVAEIKRLEEAGCQIVRVACPNEEDAHAIKEIKAQINIPLVVDIHFNYKLALIAIENGADKIRINPGNIGRREKVEAVVEACKAKGIPIRIGVNAGSLEKHILKKYGYPTADGMVESALHHIQILEELDFHDIIVSMKASDVNLAIEAYTKAAQAFDYPLHLGITESGTLFNGTVKSSAGLGAILSLGIGNTMRISLSADPVEEVKVAKSLLKSFGLASNAATLIACPTCGRIEIDLISIANEVEAYIEKLQVPLKVAVLGCAVNGPGEAREADIGIAGARGEGLLFMKGKIVRKVPEETMVDELKIEIDKLAAEWEEKKRQEEIQNQL, encoded by the coding sequence ATGGCTGAAATTACACATCGTAAACATACGCGACCAGTTAAAGTTGGTAATTTAACGATTGGTGGTGCAGATGAAGTTGTCATTCAGAGTATGACAACAACGAAAACTCACGATGTTGCAGCAACAGTAGCTGAGATAAAACGATTAGAAGAAGCAGGTTGTCAAATTGTTCGTGTCGCATGCCCGAATGAAGAGGACGCTCATGCAATCAAAGAGATTAAAGCACAGATTAATATACCGCTCGTTGTTGATATTCATTTTAACTACAAGTTGGCTTTGATTGCGATTGAAAATGGTGCGGATAAAATTCGTATCAATCCAGGAAATATAGGTAGACGCGAGAAAGTTGAAGCTGTTGTGGAAGCGTGCAAAGCTAAAGGTATTCCGATTCGTATTGGTGTCAATGCGGGTTCACTTGAAAAACATATTCTGAAAAAATATGGTTATCCTACTGCGGATGGCATGGTTGAAAGTGCACTTCATCACATCCAAATTTTAGAAGAACTCGATTTCCATGATATTATTGTTTCAATGAAAGCAAGTGACGTGAACTTGGCAATTGAGGCGTATACGAAAGCTGCGCAGGCATTTGATTATCCATTACATTTAGGGATTACGGAGAGTGGAACTTTATTCAACGGGACAGTGAAGTCTTCTGCAGGGTTAGGTGCCATCCTTTCATTAGGAATTGGTAATACAATGAGAATTTCATTATCTGCAGATCCAGTGGAAGAAGTCAAAGTGGCAAAATCGTTATTGAAATCATTTGGTCTCGCTAGTAATGCTGCGACACTTATTGCATGTCCAACTTGTGGACGTATTGAAATTGATTTAATTTCAATTGCAAATGAAGTTGAAGCTTATATAGAAAAATTACAAGTCCCATTAAAAGTAGCTGTACTCGGTTGTGCGGTGAACGGTCCTGGTGAGGCAAGAGAAGCAGACATTGGTATTGCTGGTGCGCGTGGAGAAGGCTTACTCTTTATGAAAGGTAAAATTGTTCGTAAAGTGCCAGAAGAAACGATGGTCGATGAATTAAAAATAGAAATCGATAAACTTGCCGCAGAATGGGAAGAGAAGAAACGACAAGAAGAGATACAAAATCAGTTATAG
- a CDS encoding peptidoglycan D,D-transpeptidase FtsI family protein, with protein MLKRLKEKTNDEKMRQHMNKRINFIFAIIIFAFVAIVLRLGYLQIAQGWTYNQMIRESENVTVNESVPRGRILDRNGNVIVDNASKKSITYTRGKKTTQQDILKTAQKLSKLIKMDTSKITERDKKDFWIQKYPDRAQDLMKKERQMYVNGEISQEDYDQQLLGKISDQQLKSLSKEDLQVLAIYREMMQGSTLSPRTIKNEKVTDEEYASVSQKLADLPGVNTEMDWDRKYPYGQTLREVLGRVSTPEEGLPKELTVEYLSKGYSRNDRVGKSYLELQYENILRGKKKEMRYTTDKSGAIIDSEVVNEGSRGDDLVLTIDIKLQQKAESYLESQIKKLRSEGAKDMDSAMMVIQDPKNGDILAMVGKKIDKDGTLTNFDIGTFTTQYAVGSSVKGATLLAGYQNHVIHVGEKMVDEPLVFKGGLTKRSYFNKNGQKLIDDKDALMHSSNVYMFRTALKLAGLEYQPHMALPTDVTLPGQKLRKGLNQVGLGVKTGIDLPNEVSGQIEPLKDNPGNFLDLAIGQYDTYSPLQLSQYVSTIANNGYRIQPHIAKEIRKATRNDDLGPVKHKINGRVLNRVNNTPEEIKEVQKGFDMAFNKPQGTGYASFSKTKVRSAGKTGTAEVFQDGEPRVNSTYIGYAPENDPQLAFSIVYTNQPVPEPWLNGGDLGRDIINYYFDK; from the coding sequence TTGTTAAAAAGATTAAAAGAAAAAACGAATGACGAGAAGATGCGTCAGCATATGAATAAACGAATCAATTTTATTTTTGCAATCATTATCTTTGCATTTGTCGCAATCGTCTTAAGGCTAGGGTATTTACAAATTGCACAAGGTTGGACATACAATCAAATGATACGCGAAAGTGAAAATGTGACTGTCAATGAATCTGTGCCAAGAGGTCGGATTTTAGACCGTAATGGCAACGTCATTGTTGACAATGCGTCAAAAAAATCAATTACATATACACGTGGCAAAAAAACAACACAACAAGATATTTTAAAAACAGCACAAAAACTTTCAAAATTAATTAAAATGGACACATCAAAAATTACAGAGCGTGACAAAAAAGACTTTTGGATTCAAAAATATCCTGATCGCGCTCAAGATTTAATGAAAAAAGAACGCCAAATGTATGTCAATGGAGAGATTTCTCAAGAGGACTATGATCAACAATTACTTGGAAAAATTTCTGATCAACAACTTAAAAGTTTATCTAAAGAAGATTTACAAGTTTTAGCCATATATCGCGAAATGATGCAAGGCTCTACACTGAGTCCAAGAACGATAAAGAATGAAAAAGTAACAGATGAAGAATATGCGTCTGTCTCACAAAAATTGGCAGACTTGCCAGGGGTCAATACTGAAATGGACTGGGATCGAAAATATCCATATGGCCAAACATTAAGAGAGGTTTTAGGACGTGTGTCCACACCAGAAGAAGGGCTGCCGAAAGAACTCACAGTCGAATACCTTTCTAAAGGATATTCTCGTAATGATCGAGTCGGTAAAAGTTATCTTGAGTTACAATATGAAAATATACTGCGTGGTAAAAAGAAAGAAATGCGTTATACCACTGATAAATCAGGTGCCATCATCGACTCTGAGGTGGTTAACGAAGGGTCGCGTGGTGATGATTTAGTTTTAACAATTGATATTAAACTTCAACAGAAAGCAGAATCCTACTTAGAATCACAAATTAAAAAGCTCCGATCTGAAGGTGCAAAAGATATGGATTCGGCAATGATGGTGATTCAAGACCCTAAAAACGGAGATATACTGGCAATGGTCGGTAAAAAAATTGACAAAGATGGTACGTTAACCAATTTTGATATTGGCACGTTTACAACGCAGTATGCCGTAGGTTCTTCTGTTAAGGGTGCGACATTATTAGCGGGTTATCAAAATCACGTCATTCATGTTGGAGAAAAAATGGTCGATGAACCGCTTGTTTTTAAAGGTGGATTGACTAAACGATCATACTTTAATAAAAATGGACAGAAATTGATTGATGATAAAGATGCGCTCATGCATTCATCAAACGTATACATGTTTAGAACCGCGCTCAAACTAGCCGGTCTAGAATATCAACCTCACATGGCTTTACCTACTGATGTCACTTTACCGGGACAAAAATTACGTAAAGGGCTCAATCAAGTCGGCTTGGGTGTTAAAACTGGGATTGACTTACCTAACGAAGTAAGTGGCCAAATCGAACCATTAAAAGATAATCCGGGAAACTTTTTAGATCTAGCAATCGGCCAATATGACACTTATTCACCGCTACAATTATCACAATATGTCTCTACGATTGCGAATAACGGTTATCGTATTCAACCGCATATCGCTAAGGAAATTCGTAAAGCCACACGCAACGATGACCTAGGTCCAGTTAAACATAAAATTAACGGTCGAGTATTAAACCGAGTGAATAATACACCAGAAGAAATTAAAGAAGTTCAAAAAGGGTTTGATATGGCATTTAACAAACCTCAAGGAACCGGCTACGCAAGTTTTAGCAAAACAAAAGTTCGTTCTGCTGGAAAGACGGGTACAGCAGAAGTATTTCAGGATGGAGAACCGCGTGTCAATTCAACGTATATTGGCTATGCACCTGAAAATGATCCACAACTCGCTTTTTCGATTGTTTATACGAACCAACCTGTACCAGAGCCATGGTTGAATGGTGGCGATTTAGGTAGAGATATCATTAATTATTATTTTGATAAGTAA
- a CDS encoding Fur family transcriptional regulator produces MKMDEAIRILKNNGHKYTDKRRDMINIFINEDKYINAKTIQKQMNNHYPGISFDTIYRNLHLFKSLDIIEATEMDGEMKFRVACTSHHHHHFICRVCGDTKMIDYCPMTEIKAALPDVDIEMHKLEVYGICEKCKSESSL; encoded by the coding sequence ATGAAAATGGACGAAGCAATTCGTATATTAAAAAATAATGGTCATAAATATACCGATAAGCGTCGAGACATGATTAATATTTTCATTAATGAAGACAAATATATCAATGCGAAAACGATACAGAAACAAATGAATAACCATTATCCAGGTATTTCATTTGACACCATCTATAGAAATCTTCATTTATTTAAATCTTTGGATATTATAGAAGCTACAGAGATGGACGGGGAGATGAAATTTCGCGTTGCATGTACGTCGCACCATCATCACCATTTCATTTGTCGCGTGTGTGGAGATACGAAAATGATTGATTATTGTCCAATGACAGAAATTAAAGCGGCATTACCAGATGTTGATATCGAAATGCATAAGCTCGAAGTCTATGGCATTTGTGAAAAATGTAAAAGTGAGTCATCATTGTGA
- the pstC gene encoding phosphate ABC transporter permease subunit PstC produces the protein MKSPINVRALIQEKSHAGSSMSDKVMPIILAMIAAISILTTIGIVITLLTETITFFTRVSLSKFFLETTWNPFSATPKYGIWSLIIGTLKITVIASVFAIPVGLGAAIYLSEYASKQTRKIIKPILEVLAGIPTIVYGFFALTFVTPAIRAIFPDVGSFNALSPGLVVGVMIIPMITSMSEDAMSSVPQKIREGALGLGSTKLEMVFKVIIPAATSGIMASIVLAISRAIGETMIVSLAAGSSPSFDLSLTHSIQTMTAYIVQVSQGDATNGSDLYYSIYAVGFTLFIFTLIMNFISQWMTKRFREEY, from the coding sequence ATGAAATCACCTATTAATGTTAGAGCGTTAATTCAGGAAAAAAGTCATGCTGGGTCATCAATGAGCGATAAAGTGATGCCCATCATATTAGCTATGATTGCAGCCATTTCAATTTTAACCACTATCGGCATAGTCATCACACTACTCACCGAAACAATTACCTTTTTCACACGCGTCTCATTATCGAAATTTTTCTTAGAGACCACTTGGAATCCTTTCAGTGCAACACCAAAATATGGCATTTGGTCACTCATCATCGGGACATTGAAAATTACAGTGATTGCCTCCGTTTTTGCGATACCAGTCGGCCTAGGTGCTGCTATTTATTTAAGTGAGTATGCATCAAAGCAAACACGAAAAATCATTAAACCAATATTAGAAGTATTGGCGGGGATTCCAACAATTGTATATGGATTTTTCGCATTAACTTTTGTGACACCTGCGATAAGAGCGATTTTCCCAGATGTTGGAAGTTTTAATGCACTCAGTCCTGGTCTAGTCGTTGGCGTGATGATTATTCCGATGATTACAAGTATGAGTGAAGATGCAATGTCATCCGTCCCTCAAAAAATTCGTGAAGGTGCCTTAGGACTTGGATCTACAAAATTAGAAATGGTATTTAAAGTGATTATTCCAGCAGCAACATCCGGAATTATGGCTTCCATCGTATTAGCAATTTCTCGCGCAATCGGTGAAACGATGATTGTTTCTCTCGCTGCGGGCTCTAGTCCATCTTTTGATTTATCATTAACACATTCTATCCAAACGATGACAGCCTACATTGTACAAGTTTCACAAGGGGATGCTACAAATGGTTCTGATCTTTATTACAGTATCTATGCTGTAGGTTTCACATTGTTTATTTTTACACTCATTATGAATTTCATATCGCAATGGATGACTAAACGTTTCAGAGAGGAGTACTAA
- the pstB gene encoding phosphate ABC transporter ATP-binding protein PstB: protein MSDMTALKNKTNIDVQQNTHTHKPSNDTEQTASVVYSTQNLDLWYGEQHSLKNINLDIYEKNVTAIIGPSGSGKSTYIKALNRMVEMVPSVKTSGKIYFRNQNIFDKRYPVEKLRTQVGMVFQQPNPFPKSIYDNITYGPKIHGIKDKKILDEIVEKSLRDAAIWDELKDRLNQNAYSLSGGQQQRVCIARCLAIEPDVILMDEPTSALDPISTLKVEELVQDLKKSYSIIIVTHNMQQAARVSDKTAFFLNGYVNEYDNTDKIFSNPSDKQTEDYISGRFG, encoded by the coding sequence ATGTCTGATATGACTGCACTAAAAAACAAAACGAACATCGATGTTCAACAAAACACCCACACACATAAACCATCCAACGATACAGAACAAACAGCTTCTGTCGTTTACTCCACACAAAATTTGGATTTATGGTATGGGGAACAACACTCGTTAAAAAACATTAATTTAGATATTTATGAAAAAAATGTCACTGCGATTATCGGTCCATCTGGATCAGGTAAATCAACCTATATTAAAGCGTTAAACCGTATGGTAGAAATGGTGCCTTCTGTGAAAACATCCGGAAAAATCTATTTTCGTAATCAAAATATTTTTGATAAACGCTATCCAGTAGAAAAATTAAGAACACAAGTCGGCATGGTTTTTCAACAACCGAACCCTTTTCCTAAATCAATTTATGACAATATTACGTATGGTCCAAAAATTCATGGGATTAAGGATAAAAAAATTTTAGACGAAATCGTTGAAAAATCTTTAAGAGACGCAGCAATTTGGGATGAATTAAAAGATCGACTCAATCAAAATGCTTATAGTCTATCAGGTGGTCAACAACAACGTGTTTGTATTGCACGCTGTTTAGCAATAGAACCTGATGTCATCTTAATGGATGAACCAACTTCTGCCTTAGATCCTATTTCAACTTTAAAAGTTGAAGAACTGGTACAAGATTTAAAAAAATCTTATTCAATTATTATTGTGACACATAACATGCAACAAGCAGCGCGTGTATCTGACAAAACGGCATTCTTTCTCAACGGCTATGTAAATGAATATGACAATACGGATAAAATCTTTTCCAACCCATCTGATAAACAAACTGAAGACTATATTTCAGGACGTTTTGGTTAA
- the phoU gene encoding phosphate signaling complex protein PhoU, whose amino-acid sequence MGVIRKRYEDQRQDLLKDLRVLGLRTYNMIEKSIQVLSDKEITHARHVIKSDTLINQMEYDINEKVVMLITKQQPIAKDLRLMIATLKIASEFERMGDNAANIAKIRTRAQITDSYITTRLETMGHLALLMLKDLYDAYRHTDLELVKEIIERDIDIDDLYKQIINTSYLIDNDPFVAGQAHLVARYLERIGDHIVNIAEQLYYFITGERYESYTN is encoded by the coding sequence ATGGGGGTAATCAGAAAACGATATGAAGACCAACGCCAAGATTTACTGAAAGATTTACGTGTTCTTGGCTTACGCACTTATAACATGATAGAAAAATCAATTCAGGTTTTATCAGATAAGGAAATTACACATGCACGCCACGTCATTAAAAGCGATACACTCATCAATCAAATGGAATATGATATCAATGAAAAAGTTGTGATGCTCATCACTAAACAACAACCGATTGCGAAAGACTTAAGATTAATGATTGCGACACTAAAAATTGCTTCAGAATTTGAACGTATGGGAGACAACGCTGCAAATATCGCTAAAATAAGAACGCGTGCACAAATAACGGATAGCTATATTACGACACGACTTGAAACGATGGGGCATTTGGCTTTGTTGATGTTAAAAGATTTATATGATGCATATCGACATACCGATCTAGAACTCGTTAAAGAAATTATTGAAAGAGATATAGATATTGATGATTTATACAAACAAATTATTAATACAAGTTATCTGATTGATAATGACCCATTCGTTGCAGGACAGGCCCATTTAGTTGCAAGATATCTAGAACGCATCGGTGATCATATTGTCAATATTGCTGAACAACTCTATTATTTCATAACAGGTGAACGATATGAATCGTACACGAATTAA
- a CDS encoding rhomboid family protein translates to MFDTKHLWQTSFLWMRYLNYQCIHYDKERNEVWLSQAKRQHVVIFKQGSYTTQSLEFDKDRIVEHQEQIVQFLGYDIKRYDVYVLSDKLFDAVKFNVHQPIQVHFHSIENWKALRNKTSHPIIKRKLGQSDTKTVKDYQKRVLNQNVIENAMYRFTPMTYTLIVLNVFIWLTVTWFTPHHTDYEIINLGALAHFNVIHGEWYRLITSMFLHIDFQHLLLNMLSLFIFGKLLEAYIGPFKMLGTYIGAGIIGNLASLAFITDTFSLGASGAIFGLMGGLVALLIISQRFDKKIIFQMIIAVVLMASLTLLIQNVNVVAHLGGLLGGALIIYLGYFFKQKRVYFYILLAITTVLLILLLVKMFLTKDTNIYNQIIQQEMYHGQYSEAKKMIKQTYQNGYADDLTYYLSGIIIATQDSKAEAMAEWERGLKHFPQSGQLNYQMAIANRSLGDEKRAKSFIQKAVKSNPDNQDYVNLKKELDD, encoded by the coding sequence ATGTTCGACACTAAACATTTATGGCAGACAAGCTTTCTTTGGATGCGCTATTTAAATTATCAATGTATTCATTATGATAAAGAGAGAAATGAAGTGTGGCTCTCACAAGCAAAGCGACAACATGTCGTCATTTTTAAACAAGGAAGTTATACCACACAATCATTAGAATTTGATAAAGACCGTATCGTTGAGCATCAGGAACAAATCGTACAATTTTTAGGTTACGATATTAAACGCTACGACGTCTATGTGTTGTCTGACAAATTGTTCGATGCTGTAAAATTTAATGTGCATCAACCGATTCAAGTCCATTTTCACAGTATTGAAAATTGGAAAGCATTACGCAATAAAACAAGTCATCCTATTATAAAAAGAAAATTAGGGCAAAGTGATACAAAAACGGTGAAAGATTATCAAAAACGCGTCCTTAATCAAAATGTTATTGAAAATGCGATGTATCGGTTTACACCAATGACTTATACGTTAATTGTATTAAACGTCTTCATTTGGCTCACTGTGACATGGTTTACGCCACATCATACTGATTATGAAATCATTAATTTAGGTGCTTTAGCGCATTTTAATGTTATTCATGGAGAGTGGTATCGCCTCATAACATCCATGTTCCTACATATTGATTTTCAACATTTACTGTTAAATATGCTATCACTTTTCATATTCGGTAAATTGTTAGAGGCATATATCGGCCCGTTTAAAATGTTAGGCACATATATTGGTGCGGGAATTATTGGAAACTTGGCATCTCTCGCTTTCATCACCGATACTTTTTCACTCGGTGCAAGTGGTGCAATTTTTGGTTTAATGGGTGGCCTCGTTGCACTTTTAATCATCAGTCAACGATTTGATAAAAAAATCATATTCCAAATGATTATTGCAGTCGTTTTGATGGCAAGCTTGACGTTACTCATTCAAAACGTCAATGTTGTCGCTCACTTGGGTGGGTTACTCGGTGGTGCTTTGATTATATATTTAGGATATTTTTTCAAACAAAAGCGTGTATACTTTTACATTTTATTAGCTATTACGACCGTTTTACTGATTTTGTTACTAGTTAAAATGTTTTTGACAAAAGATACAAATATCTATAATCAAATTATTCAACAAGAAATGTATCATGGGCAATACAGTGAAGCTAAAAAAATGATTAAGCAAACATATCAAAATGGCTATGCAGATGACTTGACGTACTACTTATCTGGTATCATTATTGCAACACAAGATTCAAAAGCTGAGGCAATGGCCGAATGGGAACGCGGGCTCAAACATTTTCCTCAATCAGGCCAATTAAATTACCAAATGGCAATCGCCAATCGCTCTTTAGGAGATGAAAAGCGCGCAAAGTCATTTATTCAAAAAGCAGTCAAGTCGAATCCTGACAACCAAGATTATGTGAATCTAAAAAAAGAACTGGATGATTAG
- the pstA gene encoding phosphate ABC transporter permease PstA yields the protein MSMIDPKAIEQKLSARMSRNKIFKTIFLICTLLGLFVLAILIIDILRKGLPVMSLDFFTHFSSSSANTAGVKGALIGTLWLMMTLIPIALVLGVGSAIYLEEYAKDNAFTKLIRVNISNLASVPSIVYGLLGATIFVALLKLSNSIIAAALTLALLILPVIIVASQEAIRAIPNSVKEASYGLGANKWQTIQNVVLPAAIPGIVTGVILAISRAIGETAPLVAIGIPTILLRTPNSILDSFQTLPLQIYDWARKPGIDFQSLSSAAIIVLLIILLVLNTIAVIIRNKYSNN from the coding sequence ATGAGTATGATTGATCCAAAAGCCATTGAACAAAAACTCTCTGCTCGCATGTCAAGAAACAAAATTTTTAAAACGATTTTCTTGATTTGTACACTTTTGGGATTATTTGTTTTAGCAATCTTAATCATTGATATTTTGCGTAAAGGCTTACCGGTGATGAGTTTAGACTTTTTCACACATTTTTCTTCATCTTCTGCAAATACGGCCGGGGTGAAAGGGGCATTAATTGGGACACTTTGGCTCATGATGACACTTATCCCGATTGCACTTGTATTAGGCGTAGGTAGTGCCATTTATTTAGAAGAATATGCCAAAGACAACGCATTTACAAAATTGATTCGTGTTAATATTTCAAATTTAGCGTCAGTCCCATCAATCGTATATGGTTTGCTGGGTGCGACTATTTTTGTTGCATTGTTAAAGCTCAGTAATTCTATCATCGCAGCGGCACTTACACTCGCTTTGCTCATATTGCCGGTCATTATTGTAGCGAGTCAAGAAGCCATTCGAGCCATTCCTAATTCTGTAAAAGAGGCATCGTATGGTTTAGGTGCAAATAAATGGCAAACGATTCAAAATGTCGTATTACCCGCGGCGATTCCTGGTATTGTGACAGGTGTTATTTTAGCGATTTCAAGAGCGATAGGGGAGACTGCACCATTAGTTGCAATCGGGATCCCTACCATTTTATTGCGGACACCTAACAGCATTCTAGATTCTTTTCAAACATTACCATTACAAATTTATGATTGGGCTCGAAAACCAGGAATCGACTTCCAATCTCTTTCATCCGCAGCCATTATCGTATTGCTCATTATTTTACTCGTTTTAAATACGATTGCTGTAATAATAAGAAACAAATATTCAAACAACTAA